One window of Leguminivora glycinivorella isolate SPB_JAAS2020 chromosome 9, LegGlyc_1.1, whole genome shotgun sequence genomic DNA carries:
- the LOC125229834 gene encoding uncharacterized protein LOC125229834, whose product MERQGRPSCCRQEYEDTDEDKAVHALSARGRGRRRGARRGGRPAPAPAHAAPGHDNQPARGRWQRSSQVNRTGGHSCSRCGSTHRRFQCPAFGQLCDRCHGRNHYSRMCRVYEIRGESTDEDGETS is encoded by the coding sequence ATGGAACGCCAAGGTCGTCCGAGCTGTTGTAGACAAGAATATGAGGATACAGATGAGGATAAGGCGGTGCATGCGCTCAGCGCCAGagggcgcgggcggcgccgtGGAGCGCGGCGAGGCGGGCGCcccgcgccggcgccggcgcacgCGGCTCCCGGGCACGACAACCAGCCAGCGCGCGGCAGGTGGCAGCGGTCGTCACAGGTCAACAGGACTGGCGGCCATAGCTGTTCGAGATGTGGCTCCACACATAGAAGATTCCAGTGTCCGGCATTTGGTCAGCTGTGTGACAGGTGCCATGGACGAAATCACTACTCGAGAATGTGTCGCGTGTATGAAATAAGAGGGGAATCCACCGATGAG